From a single Capsicum annuum cultivar UCD-10X-F1 chromosome 12, UCD10Xv1.1, whole genome shotgun sequence genomic region:
- the LOC107850718 gene encoding rop guanine nucleotide exchange factor 14: MVFMKRRLACCTRDKEISIDFGEQERVTTYDGLESCILNSRSCDNESTTSRGVTDSLYDDDSISASSKNAFGSFSYNGNFSSSPQHFYVKEKTVYTTQISDVETMKERFAKLLLGEDVTGGSKGVSTALALSNAITNLAASVFGELWKLEPLTAEGKRKWRTEMDWLLSPTNHMIELVPSKQSGSNGQRLEIMTPKARADIHMNLPALRKLDSMLLETLDSMVNTEFWYTEVSSRAEGNNTKWSLPSPKVSVAGLSDIERKKLLNQQKLVNQIFKAAKAINENVLSEMAVPTVIKDALPKSGRTSLGDDLYRILTAESTSAEEMFSSLNLTSENSALEVVNRLEGSILAWKERINDQTSGKFPLPRSWSFKKDPVTELDRLEALLSRAEALVHQLKVEYPNLPQTFLNVRKIQYGTDIGHLTLEAYSRVLLNLAYNILTRIGEILQVDFASSTNSPAVASTGYYSSPISSDEALVDRSDEQS, translated from the exons ATGGTGTTCATGAAAAGGAGACTGGCATGTTGTACAAGAGACAAAGAAATTAGCATTGACTTCGGTGAACAAGAGA GAGTTACAACATATGATGGCCTCGAGAGCTGCATACTGAACAGTCGGTCCTGTGACAACGAAAGTACCACTAGCAGAGGTGTTACAGATTCCTTATATGATGATGACTCGATCAGCGCGTCCAGCAAAAATGCTTTTGGATCATTCTCTTATAATGGAAATTTCTCTTCAAGCCCTCAACATTTTTACGTGAAAGAAAAAACTGTTTATACAACACAAATTTCAGATGTCGAAACCATGAAAGAAAGATTTGCAAAGTTGTTGCTCGGGGAGGATGTGACCGGAGGAAGCAAGGGGGTTTCCACTGCATTAGCATTGTCCAATGCCATTACAAATCTTGCAG CATCTGTATTCGGAGAGCTATGGAAATTGGAGCCACTTACAGCGGAAGGAAAGAGGAAATGGAGAACGGAAATGGATTGGTTGCTCTCGCCTACCAATCATATGATTGAGTTGGTTCCTTCAAAACAAAGTGGTTCTAATGGACAGAGATTGGAG ATAATGACACCAAAAGCTCGTGCAGACATCCATATGAATCTTCCAGCACTTCGGAAACTGGATTCCATGCTTCTT GAAACGCTGGATTCAATGGTTAATACTGAGTTTTGGTATACGGAAGTGAGTAGTCGAGCAGAAGGAAATAACACCAAGTGGAGTCTTCCTTCACCCAAGGTATCAGTAGCCGGGCTATCTGATATCGAAAGAAAGAAAttgctgaatcagcaaaaatTGGTGAATCAAATATTTAAGGCAGCAAAAGCTATTAACGAAAATGTCTTGTCTGAAATGGCTGTTCCAACGGTTATCAAGGATGCACTTCCTAAG TCTGGAAGGACAAGCCTCGGGGACGACCTCTATAGAATCCTGACCGCAGAATCAACCTCCGCTGAGGAAATGTTCAGTTCCTTGAACTTGACATCTGAAAACAGCGCGCTTGAAGTTGTTAACAGGTTAGAGGGATCCATTCTTGCATGGAAAGAAAGAATAAATGATCAAACTAGCGGAAAATTTCCACTTCCAAGATCGTGGTCCTTCAAAAAAGATCCAGTAACTGAGCTAGACAGATTGGAGGCCTTGTTGAGCCGGGCAGAAGCTCTCGTGCACCAGCTGAAAGTCGAATATCCTAACCTTCCTCAGACGTTCCTCAATGTCAGAAAGATCCAGTATGGCACG GACATTGGGCATTTAACTCTGGAAGCATACTCTCGAGTTCTCTTAAACTTAGCGTACAACATTCTGACACGGATAGGAGAAATTTTGCAAGTAGATTTCGCGAGCAGCACCAACTCACCAGCAGTAGCTAGTACTGGCTACTACTCGAGTCCTATATCGAGTGATGAAGCACTCGTTGATCGATCAGATGAACAGAGCTGA